Proteins encoded together in one Amblyomma americanum isolate KBUSLIRL-KWMA chromosome 1, ASM5285725v1, whole genome shotgun sequence window:
- the ND-B22 gene encoding NADH dehydrogenase (ubiquinone) B22 subunit, with translation MAYLVTRTVSHKFQVCSLYKRALRALEAWNLERDDYRISAVQLRQRFEMYRHIKDLRVAKELLDEGEEELFQKEHPIPLHYPLSPQGVAYGREEITPDWVLDFWHPLEKAQYPEYFARREQRKKEYIENWEKQYGKPQPEAEHHH, from the exons ATGGCATATTTAGTCACGAGAACTGTTTCACATAAGTTTCAAGTTTGTAGCCTTTATAAGCGGGCCCTTAGAGCCTTAGAGGCATGGAATCTTGAGAG AGACGACTACAGGATAAGTGCAGTTCAACTGCGCCAGCGGTTCGAGATGTATCGTCACATCAAAGACCTGAGGGTTGCGAAGGAGCTTCTTGACGAAGGAGAAGAAGAACTGTTCCAGAAAGAACACCCTATTCCTTTGCATT atccATTATCGCCTCAAGGTGTTGCTTATGGAAGGGAGGAAATTACACCGGATTGG GTTCTCGACTTCTGGCATCCTCTAGAGAAGGCCCAGTACCCTGAGTACTTTGCAAGGAGAGAGCAGAGAAAGAAAGAGTATATTGAAAACTGGGAGAAGCAGTACGGCAAGCCACAGCCAGAGGCTGAGCACCACCACTAA